The following are encoded together in the Deinococcus soli (ex Cha et al. 2016) genome:
- a CDS encoding F390 synthetase-related protein has product MSALPILLGALDDARLNFRSRAALDRHQERLAHGHLRWVAAHSPAVAARFRAAGLPLSRWRDLPPTDKAAMLATFDTLNTVGVTLDRALAVGRQAERTRDFTPTLATPAGPVTVGLSTGTSGTQGVFLVSRAEQARWAGTVLRHLLPGGLWGLLRPQRVAFFLRADSPLYRSVGRGRLEFRFFDLLRPLPDLAAEAQAYAPTLIVGPPGVLRALHRTGARLRARVISVAEVLDPDDEAALRDWGDVVQVYQATEGLLALPCPHGSLHLNEAHVHFDLEPLGDGLHRPVITDLRRRAQPFIRHRLDDALRLHPDPCPCGQAARRVHSIAGRQDDALYLPGPAGESVTVWPDFLRGALAAVPDLREYRAEQTGPAALTLHLDPHTPDTRASALRAVRDALHRSHADPERLTLDTRPLDPTPPGTKRRRVTRTWRPA; this is encoded by the coding sequence GTGAGTGCCCTGCCCATCCTGCTGGGTGCGCTGGACGACGCCCGCCTGAACTTCCGCAGCCGCGCGGCGCTGGACCGCCATCAGGAGCGCCTCGCGCACGGGCACCTGCGCTGGGTGGCCGCGCACAGCCCCGCCGTCGCCGCCCGCTTCCGCGCCGCCGGGCTGCCCCTGAGCCGCTGGCGCGACCTGCCCCCCACCGACAAGGCCGCCATGCTCGCCACGTTCGACACGCTGAACACCGTGGGTGTCACGCTGGACCGTGCGCTGGCGGTCGGGCGGCAGGCGGAACGCACCCGCGATTTCACGCCCACCCTCGCCACGCCCGCCGGACCGGTCACGGTCGGCCTGTCCACCGGCACGAGCGGCACCCAGGGCGTCTTCCTGGTCAGCCGCGCCGAGCAGGCCCGCTGGGCCGGGACCGTGCTGCGCCACCTCCTGCCCGGCGGGCTGTGGGGGCTGCTGCGTCCGCAACGGGTCGCGTTCTTCCTGCGGGCCGACAGTCCCCTGTACCGCAGCGTCGGGCGCGGGCGGCTGGAGTTCCGCTTCTTCGACCTGCTGCGCCCCCTCCCCGACCTGGCCGCCGAGGCCCAGGCGTACGCGCCCACCCTGATCGTCGGGCCGCCCGGCGTGCTGCGCGCCCTGCACCGCACCGGCGCCCGGCTGCGCGCCCGGGTGATTAGCGTCGCGGAGGTCCTCGACCCCGACGACGAGGCCGCCCTGCGCGACTGGGGGGACGTCGTGCAGGTCTATCAGGCCACCGAGGGCCTGCTGGCCCTGCCGTGCCCGCACGGGTCGCTGCACCTGAACGAGGCGCACGTCCACTTCGACCTCGAACCCCTGGGGGACGGCCTGCACCGCCCGGTCATCACCGACCTGCGCCGCCGCGCTCAGCCGTTCATCCGCCACCGCCTCGACGACGCGCTGCGCCTCCACCCCGACCCGTGCCCGTGCGGGCAGGCCGCGCGCCGCGTGCACAGCATCGCGGGCCGCCAGGACGACGCGCTGTACCTGCCTGGACCGGCAGGGGAGAGCGTGACCGTCTGGCCGGACTTCCTGCGCGGTGCCCTCGCTGCCGTCCCCGACCTGCGCGAGTACCGCGCCGAGCAGACCGGCCCCGCCGCCCTCACGCTGCACCTCGACCCGCACACCCCCGACACCCGGGCCAGCGCCCTGCGCGCCGTCCGGGACGCCCTGCACCGCAGCCACGCCGACCCAGAGCGCCTCACCCT
- a CDS encoding MBL fold metallo-hydrolase, with translation MSVRVIPLRAGACLNLAAITERGAPWRVQAYPAGFTLILHPTRGPVLFDTGYGAGVVAAMRRWPGLIYGLITPVQCGPHDSAREQLRVLGFPPDEVRHVIVSHLHADHVGGLRDFPHATFHLDRRAWDPLRALRGVRAVRRAYLPELLPDDFEDRCAWLNFKPGGDALDPFAEAADVFGDGLLRAVPLPGHAPGMVGLLAQEDAGLTVLAADAAWSVRAGREARPVHPLARVAFHDPAQEAASGAALRAFLHANPGARLHVSHDHPEDWP, from the coding sequence ATGAGCGTCCGGGTCATCCCGCTGCGAGCGGGCGCGTGCCTGAACCTCGCGGCGATCACCGAACGCGGCGCGCCGTGGCGGGTGCAGGCGTACCCGGCGGGCTTCACGCTGATCCTGCACCCCACGCGCGGCCCCGTGCTGTTCGACACCGGCTACGGCGCGGGCGTGGTCGCCGCGATGCGCCGCTGGCCGGGCCTGATCTACGGCCTGATCACGCCCGTGCAGTGCGGCCCGCACGACTCCGCGCGCGAGCAGCTGCGCGTGCTGGGCTTCCCCCCGGACGAGGTCCGGCACGTGATCGTCTCTCACCTGCACGCCGATCACGTGGGCGGCCTGCGCGACTTCCCGCACGCGACCTTCCACCTCGACCGCCGCGCCTGGGACCCCCTGAGGGCGCTGCGGGGCGTGCGGGCGGTGCGCCGCGCGTACCTGCCGGAACTCCTCCCGGACGACTTCGAGGACCGCTGCGCGTGGCTGAACTTCAAGCCGGGCGGGGACGCCCTGGACCCCTTCGCGGAGGCCGCGGACGTCTTCGGGGACGGCCTGCTGCGCGCCGTGCCGCTCCCCGGACACGCGCCCGGCATGGTGGGCCTGCTGGCGCAGGAGGACGCGGGCCTGACCGTCCTGGCCGCCGACGCCGCCTGGAGCGTCCGCGCGGGCCGCGAGGCGCGCCCCGTGCACCCGCTGGCCCGCGTGGCGTTCCACGACCCGGCCCAGGAGGCTGCGAGCGGCGCGGCCCTGCGCGCCTTCCTGCACGCGAATCCCGGTGCGAGGCTGCACGTCAGCCACGACCACCCGGAGGACTGGCCGTGA